In Paractinoplanes brasiliensis, the following proteins share a genomic window:
- a CDS encoding ABC transporter substrate-binding protein — protein MRRTLGVVAAGLAATLVVAGCSGRDLESDNKSEGGSGEQITLKVAFWGDMGLDNLKAAYEKEHPNVKIVLNSGEFNAQHEDLQKKLVAGSGAPDISAVDEGFIVQFRNQADKFVNLLDKGAGEFESKYLDWKWKASQSADGKQIGLGTDVGGLAMCYRSDLFEKAGLPKDRDAVSKLWTNWDDFIKVGQEYTKKTGKKFIDSGTNMFNPVLAQQPVGFYDEQENLQMNGGPKVAFDVSMKAIDAGISANLASFQPNWNQGFKKDQFAVLACPAWMLGHIQETAPDQKGKWDIASIPGGGGNWGGSWWTVPSQGKNIDAAVDFVKWMVQPAQQIEVFKTVGNLPSQPDLYKDPAVLDYKKEFMSNAPTGQIFAATAANLKPQYLGKKNGPTRVAVENVITRVQQGGLKSDAAWAEAVKQAEKVAKTGKA, from the coding sequence ATGAGACGGACTTTGGGCGTGGTGGCGGCCGGCCTGGCGGCAACCCTGGTGGTCGCGGGCTGCAGCGGCCGCGATCTCGAGAGCGACAACAAGAGCGAGGGTGGCAGCGGCGAGCAGATCACGCTGAAGGTCGCGTTCTGGGGTGACATGGGCCTGGACAACCTCAAGGCCGCGTACGAGAAGGAACACCCCAACGTCAAGATCGTGCTGAACTCCGGCGAGTTCAACGCGCAGCACGAGGACCTGCAGAAGAAGCTGGTCGCGGGCTCGGGCGCCCCGGACATCTCGGCGGTCGACGAGGGCTTCATCGTCCAGTTCCGCAACCAGGCCGACAAGTTCGTCAACCTGCTCGACAAGGGCGCCGGCGAGTTCGAGTCGAAGTACCTGGACTGGAAGTGGAAGGCGTCGCAGTCCGCCGACGGCAAGCAGATCGGCCTCGGCACCGACGTCGGCGGCCTGGCCATGTGCTACCGCAGCGACCTGTTCGAGAAGGCCGGCCTGCCCAAGGACCGTGACGCCGTCTCCAAGCTGTGGACCAACTGGGACGACTTCATCAAGGTCGGCCAGGAGTACACCAAGAAGACCGGCAAGAAGTTCATCGACTCCGGCACCAACATGTTCAACCCGGTGCTCGCCCAGCAGCCCGTCGGCTTCTACGACGAGCAGGAGAACCTGCAGATGAACGGCGGCCCCAAGGTCGCGTTCGACGTGAGCATGAAGGCGATCGACGCCGGCATCTCGGCCAACCTCGCGAGCTTCCAGCCCAACTGGAACCAGGGCTTCAAGAAGGACCAGTTCGCCGTGCTGGCCTGCCCGGCGTGGATGCTCGGCCACATCCAGGAGACCGCGCCCGACCAGAAGGGCAAGTGGGACATCGCCTCGATCCCCGGTGGCGGCGGCAACTGGGGCGGTTCGTGGTGGACCGTTCCGTCGCAGGGCAAGAACATTGACGCCGCTGTCGACTTCGTGAAGTGGATGGTCCAGCCGGCGCAGCAGATCGAGGTCTTCAAGACGGTCGGCAACCTGCCCTCGCAGCCCGACCTCTACAAGGACCCGGCGGTGCTGGACTACAAGAAGGAGTTCATGAGCAACGCCCCCACCGGCCAGATCTTCGCGGCCACGGCGGCCAACCTGAAGCCGCAGTACCTGGGCAAGAAGAACGGCCCGACCCGCGTGGCCGTGGAGAACGTGATCACCCGCGTGCAGCAGGGCGGGCTCAAGTCGGATGCGGCCTGGGCCGAGGCGGTCAAGCAGGCCGAGAAGGTCGCCAAGACCGGTAAGGCCTAG
- a CDS encoding carbohydrate ABC transporter permease — MSLTELRPASHRPAPPPKNVRTRSWLHRFDNKTAPYIFISPFFILFGIFGVFPLIFNGVVAVRNWRLDDPTLTGWAGLDNFNRLLSDEDFWNALGNTFGIFILSTVPQLLIALVIANLLNRKLRGNTFWRIGILLPYLTPVVASTLVFAIFFARDNGMANWFLSLVGFGQETPLDWRAQKWSAWIAIATMVNWKWIGYNALLYLSAMQAIPRDVYEAAAVDGAGPWRQLWRITVPMIQPVVVFTVILSTIGGLQLFNEPMMFDENPQSASGGSAHQFQTIAQLIYKVGWKDLDLGYAAAMSWALFLIILIVAGINTLLTRRIGGDR; from the coding sequence GTGTCCCTCACTGAGCTCCGGCCGGCGTCGCATCGCCCCGCCCCGCCGCCGAAGAACGTCAGAACCAGGAGCTGGCTCCACCGGTTCGACAACAAGACCGCCCCGTACATCTTCATCTCCCCGTTCTTCATCCTGTTCGGGATCTTCGGCGTCTTCCCGCTGATCTTCAACGGGGTCGTCGCTGTCCGGAACTGGCGGCTGGACGACCCGACGCTGACCGGCTGGGCCGGCCTCGACAACTTCAACCGCCTGCTGTCCGACGAGGACTTCTGGAACGCGTTGGGCAACACGTTCGGCATCTTCATCCTCTCCACCGTGCCGCAGCTGCTGATCGCGCTGGTCATCGCGAACCTGCTGAACCGCAAGCTGCGCGGCAACACCTTCTGGCGGATCGGCATCCTGTTGCCGTATCTGACCCCGGTCGTCGCCTCGACCCTGGTCTTCGCGATCTTCTTCGCCCGCGACAACGGCATGGCCAACTGGTTCCTGTCGCTGGTCGGGTTCGGGCAGGAGACCCCGCTCGACTGGCGGGCGCAGAAGTGGAGCGCCTGGATCGCCATCGCCACGATGGTCAACTGGAAGTGGATCGGCTACAACGCCCTGCTCTACCTCTCGGCCATGCAGGCGATCCCGCGGGACGTCTACGAGGCCGCAGCCGTGGACGGTGCCGGCCCGTGGCGGCAGTTGTGGCGGATCACCGTGCCCATGATCCAGCCGGTCGTGGTGTTCACCGTGATCCTGTCGACCATCGGCGGGCTGCAGCTGTTCAACGAGCCGATGATGTTCGACGAGAACCCGCAGTCGGCCAGCGGCGGCTCGGCCCACCAGTTCCAGACGATCGCCCAGCTCATCTACAAGGTCGGCTGGAAGGACCTCGACCTCGGGTACGCGGCCGCCATGTCGTGGGCGCTGTTCCTGATCATCCTGATCGTCGCCGGCATCAACACCCTGCTCACCCGGCGCATCGGAGGCGACCGATGA
- a CDS encoding carbohydrate ABC transporter permease produces the protein MTKTYVNRAPQDTRGSWLTYVGLSLVLLFSAFPVYWMFVISTSTDEAVAQIPPSVLPGGEFWTNANEVFTLNEVFFAASLINSVIVSSVITLSTLFFCSLAGFAFAKLRFRGRNALLVVVVLTLTVPSQLGIVALYIVMGKLGWNGSLLAVIAPGLVSAFGVFYMRQFIAHAVPDELVESARIDGALNLRVYWNIVLPAIRPALAVLGLLTFVMAWNDFQWPLIQLNGTDFPTSMVALSDLASGNYVIYRRVLAGAFIATVPLIVLLLIGGRQIVRGIMEGAVKS, from the coding sequence ATGACCAAGACGTACGTCAATCGTGCCCCGCAGGACACCCGGGGGAGCTGGCTGACCTACGTCGGCCTGAGCCTCGTCCTGCTCTTCTCGGCGTTCCCGGTCTACTGGATGTTCGTGATCTCGACGAGCACCGACGAGGCCGTCGCCCAGATCCCGCCGTCGGTCCTGCCCGGCGGCGAGTTCTGGACCAATGCCAACGAGGTGTTCACCCTCAACGAGGTCTTCTTCGCGGCCTCGCTGATCAACAGCGTGATCGTGTCGTCAGTGATCACGCTGTCCACGCTGTTCTTCTGCTCGCTGGCCGGCTTCGCGTTCGCCAAGCTGCGCTTCCGCGGCCGCAACGCGCTGCTGGTCGTGGTCGTGCTGACCCTGACCGTGCCCAGCCAGCTCGGCATCGTCGCCCTCTACATCGTGATGGGCAAACTGGGCTGGAACGGCAGCCTGCTCGCGGTCATCGCCCCCGGGCTGGTCAGCGCGTTCGGCGTCTTCTACATGCGCCAGTTCATCGCCCACGCCGTGCCCGACGAGCTGGTCGAGTCGGCCCGCATCGACGGCGCGCTGAACCTGCGTGTCTACTGGAACATCGTTCTCCCGGCGATCCGGCCCGCTCTCGCCGTGCTCGGCCTGCTCACGTTCGTCATGGCCTGGAACGACTTCCAATGGCCGTTGATCCAGCTCAACGGCACCGACTTCCCGACCTCGATGGTCGCCCTCTCCGACCTGGCCAGCGGCAACTACGTGATCTACCGGCGAGTGCTCGCCGGTGCGTTCATCGCCACAGTTCCGCTGATCGTCCTGCTGTTGATCGGCGGACGGCAGATCGTGCGAGGGATCATGGAAGGCGCCGTCAAGTCCTGA
- a CDS encoding glycoside hydrolase family 2 protein — MTSYRPLHDGWTVSGGNISGVPATVPGCVHTDLLRAGRIEDPYLDANETELAWIGRTDWEYSTSFTAAPGGRTDLVCAGLDTVAAVELNGVRVGETANMHRGYRFDVSSLLVDGENDLKIKFKSAYTYAEEQRDRLGPRPNAYDEPFNFIRKQACNFGWDWGPTLVTAGIWQPVGLETWATARLAEVRPQVTVAGGVGRVELRVRLDRLTDAPVKITASVAGRTAQATVTGIEALLILTVDDPELWWPRGYGDPLLYDLDVTLTAGDDQLDAWSRRVGFRDARVDTSDGGFTVVVNDVPVFVRGINWIPDDVFADRITRDRLAARFQQAADANVNYLRVWGGGRYESEDFYELADEMGFLVGQDFLFACAAYPEEEPFRSEVEAEARENVVRLASHPSLVVWTGNNENLWGHEDWDWKPALNGRTWGSGFYYDLLPRIVGELDPTRPYWPGSPYSGSPDRYPNDPAHGTTHIWDVWNTDDYTKYGAYRPRFVAEFGFQAPPTYATLRRSISDAVLAPGSPGMAHHQKAIGGDQKLERGLANHFPLPDDFDDWLYLTQLNQARALAFGIEHFRSLNPLCAGTIMWQLNDCWPVTSWAAVDGDGRKKPLWYALRDAYADRLLTFQPRTGSVLTAGGPLTDIEPGAVVPADGPPALVAVNDSRTSWTFETTVTRRNLAGDVLASTSVSATVAPGSAVTLPLPADVATPGDVSTELLATDTGTTWFWALDKDIPWPAAEFTTSVSRTGSGSTAVTVRATTILRSLTLFPDRLSPDAEPDRAGITVLPGESVTFTVSSPSPLDPEALTSRPVLRCVNDMSSPR, encoded by the coding sequence GTGACCTCGTACCGACCCCTGCACGACGGCTGGACCGTCTCCGGAGGCAACATTTCCGGCGTTCCGGCCACCGTGCCCGGCTGCGTACACACCGACCTGCTCCGGGCCGGGCGGATCGAGGATCCGTACCTGGACGCCAACGAGACCGAACTGGCGTGGATCGGGCGTACGGACTGGGAATACTCGACGTCGTTCACCGCCGCCCCCGGCGGGCGCACCGATCTGGTCTGCGCCGGGCTCGACACGGTGGCGGCCGTCGAGCTCAACGGCGTCCGGGTCGGCGAGACGGCCAACATGCACCGCGGCTACCGTTTCGACGTCAGCTCGCTGCTCGTCGACGGCGAGAACGACCTCAAGATCAAATTCAAGAGCGCCTACACGTACGCCGAGGAGCAGCGCGACCGGTTGGGTCCACGCCCCAACGCGTACGACGAGCCGTTCAACTTCATCCGCAAGCAGGCCTGCAACTTCGGCTGGGACTGGGGCCCGACCCTGGTCACGGCCGGCATCTGGCAGCCCGTCGGCCTCGAGACGTGGGCGACCGCCCGGCTGGCCGAGGTGCGCCCCCAGGTGACGGTGGCCGGCGGCGTGGGTCGCGTGGAATTGCGCGTACGCCTCGACCGCCTCACCGACGCGCCAGTGAAGATCACCGCGTCGGTCGCCGGGCGTACGGCTCAGGCCACGGTCACCGGGATCGAGGCGCTGCTGATCCTGACCGTCGACGACCCCGAGCTGTGGTGGCCGCGTGGATACGGCGACCCTCTCTTGTACGACCTCGACGTGACCCTCACCGCCGGTGATGATCAACTCGACGCCTGGTCCCGGCGCGTCGGCTTCCGGGACGCGCGCGTCGACACCAGCGACGGCGGCTTCACCGTGGTGGTCAACGACGTGCCGGTGTTCGTACGGGGAATCAACTGGATCCCCGACGACGTCTTCGCCGACCGCATCACCCGCGACCGGCTCGCCGCGCGGTTCCAGCAGGCCGCCGACGCCAACGTCAACTACCTGCGCGTCTGGGGCGGCGGGCGCTACGAGTCGGAGGACTTCTACGAGCTCGCCGACGAGATGGGTTTCCTGGTGGGGCAGGACTTCCTGTTCGCGTGCGCCGCCTACCCCGAGGAGGAGCCGTTCCGCTCCGAGGTCGAGGCGGAGGCGCGCGAGAACGTCGTACGGCTGGCCTCGCACCCGAGCCTGGTCGTGTGGACCGGCAACAACGAGAATCTGTGGGGACACGAGGACTGGGACTGGAAGCCCGCGCTGAACGGGCGTACGTGGGGCTCGGGTTTCTACTACGACCTGCTCCCGCGCATCGTCGGCGAGCTCGACCCGACCCGGCCGTACTGGCCCGGCAGCCCCTACTCCGGCAGCCCCGACCGCTACCCGAACGACCCGGCCCACGGCACCACGCACATCTGGGACGTGTGGAACACCGACGACTACACCAAGTACGGCGCCTACCGCCCACGATTCGTCGCCGAATTCGGGTTCCAGGCCCCACCCACGTACGCGACCCTGCGGCGCTCGATCTCCGACGCCGTGCTCGCCCCCGGCTCGCCCGGCATGGCCCACCATCAGAAAGCCATCGGCGGCGACCAGAAACTCGAACGTGGCCTGGCCAACCACTTTCCGCTTCCTGACGACTTCGATGACTGGTTGTACCTCACCCAGCTCAACCAGGCCCGCGCGCTGGCGTTCGGCATCGAGCACTTCCGCTCGCTCAACCCCCTGTGCGCCGGCACCATCATGTGGCAGCTCAACGACTGCTGGCCGGTCACCTCATGGGCAGCGGTCGACGGCGACGGGCGCAAGAAGCCCCTCTGGTACGCGCTGCGCGACGCCTACGCCGATCGATTGCTCACCTTCCAACCCCGTACGGGCTCAGTTCTGACCGCCGGCGGCCCGCTCACCGACATCGAGCCCGGCGCGGTCGTCCCCGCCGACGGCCCGCCCGCGCTCGTGGCCGTCAACGACAGCCGCACCTCGTGGACCTTCGAGACGACCGTGACCCGCCGCAACCTCGCCGGTGACGTGCTGGCCTCGACCTCGGTGAGCGCCACCGTGGCGCCGGGCTCCGCCGTGACCCTGCCCCTGCCCGCCGACGTTGCCACCCCGGGCGACGTCTCCACGGAGCTGCTGGCCACCGACACGGGGACTACGTGGTTCTGGGCTCTGGACAAGGACATCCCGTGGCCCGCCGCGGAATTCACAACCTCGGTTTCCCGTACGGGGTCAGGCTCCACTGCCGTGACCGTGCGCGCCACTACGATCCTGCGGTCGCTCACCCTCTTCCCCGACCGGCTCTCGCCCGACGCCGAACCCGACCGCGCCGGGATCACTGTCCTGCCGGGGGAGTCGGTCACCTTCACGGTCAGCTCGCCTTCTCCGCTGGATCCGGAGGCCCTGACCAGCCGCCCGGTCCTGCGCTGCGTGAACGACATGTCTTCGCCGCGCTGA
- a CDS encoding MSCRAMM family protein — protein MDTAQAADDQAGLEEPPGPGDAVVRGRIDGPGGLPLPGATLTITDFGGQQLARAVTGEDGTYRMVLHAGGSFLLICAADRHQPAAAVINVAAGEIRRVLSLAGAGQVTGRVTDRAGRGLPGATLTLTNPKGEVVATTASGPDGRYQLPGLDGPEYTLTATAAHARPASRTVSPNEPGPVDLALAVGGVLTGNVRAAGSGHPIPEASVVAVDRLGRVAGAATTDQEGRYELRDLPPGVYTVAASGHAPVATRVELTGDHAAHDITLGTPVSLPIAH, from the coding sequence ATGGATACTGCTCAAGCTGCTGACGACCAGGCCGGTCTCGAGGAGCCGCCCGGGCCGGGGGACGCGGTGGTGCGCGGACGGATCGACGGGCCCGGAGGACTGCCGCTGCCCGGCGCCACGTTGACGATCACGGACTTCGGTGGGCAGCAGCTGGCCCGCGCGGTGACCGGGGAGGACGGCACCTATCGGATGGTGCTGCATGCCGGGGGGTCGTTTCTGCTGATCTGCGCGGCCGACAGGCACCAGCCCGCGGCCGCCGTGATCAATGTGGCGGCTGGGGAGATAAGGCGTGTGTTGTCGCTGGCGGGGGCCGGGCAGGTCACCGGGCGGGTCACCGACCGGGCGGGGCGCGGGCTGCCGGGGGCCACGTTGACGTTGACCAACCCGAAGGGCGAGGTGGTGGCGACGACCGCGTCCGGGCCGGACGGGCGTTATCAGCTGCCGGGGCTGGACGGGCCGGAGTACACGTTGACGGCGACCGCGGCCCACGCGCGGCCGGCCTCGCGGACGGTGTCGCCCAACGAGCCGGGGCCGGTCGATCTGGCGCTGGCGGTCGGCGGGGTGCTCACCGGCAACGTACGGGCAGCCGGTTCGGGGCATCCCATCCCGGAGGCTTCGGTGGTGGCCGTGGACCGGCTCGGGCGGGTGGCCGGGGCCGCGACGACCGATCAGGAGGGGCGGTACGAGCTACGGGATCTGCCGCCGGGCGTCTACACGGTGGCGGCGAGCGGGCACGCCCCGGTGGCGACCCGCGTCGAGCTGACCGGCGACCACGCGGCCCACGACATCACCCTCGGCACCCCGGTCAGCCTCCCGATCGCACACTGA
- the ilvD gene encoding dihydroxy-acid dehydratase yields the protein MPDLRSRTSTHGRTMAGARALWRATGMTDDDFGKPIVAIANSYTQFVPGHVHLKDLGGLVAESIAEAGGVGREFNTIAVDDGIAMGHGGMLYSLPSRELIADAVEYMVNAHCADALVCISNCDKITPGMLIAALRLNIPTVFVSGGPMEAGKTVAIEGVVHEKLDLVDAMSASANENVTDAQLDTIERSACPTCGSCSGMFTANSMNCLTEAIGLSLPGNGSTLATHASRKALFSKAGSLIVEIAKQYYEQNDESVLPRNIANRSAFENAVALDVAMGGSTNTVLHLLAAAREAEIDFSVGDIDAISRRVPCLSKVAPNSPKYHMEDVHRAGGIPALLGELNRGGVLRTDVRSVHSPDLSSWLDEWDIRGESPSAEALELFHAAPGGVRTTQPFSTANRWATLDTDAENGCIRSIDHAYTADGGLAILFGNLAPDGCVVKTAGVDETLWKFTGPARVFESQDAAVEGILGKQVVEGDVVIIRYEGPRGGPGMQEMLYPTSFLKGRGLGKACALITDGRFSGGTSGLSIGHVSPEAAAGGLIALVETGDEISIDIPGRGITLHVDDETLAQRRHAQERRPKPYTPADRQRPVSAALRAYASMATSASDGAYRKVPE from the coding sequence ATGCCTGACCTGCGTTCCCGGACCTCGACCCACGGTCGGACCATGGCCGGCGCGCGTGCCCTGTGGCGCGCCACCGGGATGACCGACGACGACTTCGGCAAGCCCATCGTGGCGATCGCCAACAGCTACACCCAGTTCGTACCGGGTCACGTGCACCTCAAGGACCTCGGCGGCCTCGTCGCGGAATCGATCGCCGAGGCCGGCGGGGTCGGCCGCGAGTTCAACACGATCGCCGTCGACGACGGCATCGCGATGGGCCACGGCGGCATGCTCTACTCGCTGCCCAGCCGCGAGCTGATCGCCGACGCGGTCGAGTACATGGTGAACGCGCACTGCGCCGACGCCCTGGTCTGCATCTCGAACTGCGACAAGATCACCCCCGGCATGCTGATCGCCGCGCTGCGGCTCAACATCCCGACGGTTTTCGTCTCGGGCGGCCCGATGGAGGCCGGCAAGACGGTCGCGATCGAGGGCGTCGTGCACGAGAAGCTCGACCTGGTCGACGCGATGAGCGCCAGCGCCAACGAGAACGTGACCGATGCCCAGCTCGACACCATCGAGCGCTCGGCCTGCCCGACCTGCGGCTCCTGCTCCGGCATGTTCACCGCCAACTCGATGAACTGCCTCACCGAGGCGATCGGCCTGTCGCTGCCGGGCAACGGCTCGACGCTGGCCACGCACGCCTCCCGCAAGGCGCTTTTCTCCAAGGCCGGCTCGCTGATCGTCGAGATCGCCAAGCAGTACTACGAGCAGAACGACGAGTCGGTGCTGCCGCGCAACATCGCCAACCGCTCGGCCTTCGAGAACGCGGTCGCCCTCGACGTGGCGATGGGCGGCTCGACCAATACGGTGCTGCACCTGCTGGCCGCCGCGCGCGAGGCCGAGATCGACTTCTCGGTGGGCGACATCGACGCGATCTCGCGCCGCGTGCCGTGCCTGTCCAAGGTCGCGCCGAACAGCCCGAAATACCACATGGAGGACGTGCACCGGGCCGGTGGCATCCCCGCCCTGCTCGGCGAGCTCAACCGCGGCGGCGTGCTGCGGACTGACGTCCGCTCGGTCCATTCACCCGATTTGTCGTCCTGGCTGGACGAGTGGGACATTCGCGGTGAATCACCCTCGGCCGAGGCGCTGGAGCTGTTCCACGCGGCGCCGGGCGGCGTGCGCACGACCCAGCCGTTCAGCACCGCCAACCGCTGGGCCACGCTCGACACCGACGCCGAGAACGGCTGCATCCGCTCGATCGACCACGCCTACACGGCCGACGGCGGCCTGGCCATCCTCTTCGGCAACCTCGCCCCCGACGGCTGCGTGGTCAAGACGGCCGGCGTCGACGAGACCCTGTGGAAGTTCACCGGCCCCGCCCGCGTCTTCGAGTCGCAGGACGCCGCCGTCGAGGGCATCCTCGGCAAGCAGGTCGTCGAGGGCGACGTGGTGATCATCCGCTACGAGGGCCCTCGCGGCGGCCCCGGCATGCAGGAGATGCTCTACCCCACGTCGTTCCTCAAGGGCCGCGGCCTCGGCAAGGCGTGCGCGCTGATCACCGACGGCCGCTTCTCCGGCGGCACGAGCGGCCTCTCCATCGGCCACGTCTCCCCCGAGGCGGCCGCTGGCGGCCTGATCGCCCTGGTCGAAACCGGCGACGAGATCAGCATCGACATCCCCGGCCGCGGCATCACCCTGCACGTCGACGACGAAACCCTGGCCCAGCGCCGCCACGCCCAGGAACGCCGCCCCAAGCCGTACACCCCGGCCGATCGGCAGCGTCCGGTGTCGGCGGCCCTGCGCGCTTACGCGTCCATGGCCACCAGCGCGAGCGACGGCGCGTACCGCAAGGTTCCGGAGTAA
- a CDS encoding putative bifunctional diguanylate cyclase/phosphodiesterase, whose protein sequence is MQSPSGVELAGLAGLLLAVPAVALLGDSGRKHTGQARRAHLILAAGGAVATGAALAGVITVLLTTAQPPRMALGSAVAVGTALGVLTLLVGAALMPGAAENAAAALRHFLDGLVIAAALWFVGWVLLSEPTRILGDATPLACPSALIPAGLTVVSLGLTIVLALHAHRPRLTSVRVAGGVTLVALASVAIATGICQDKDGLVLTGALMLPAGLFVIARAVKVADRPVEVVGDVVERNTAYAIVPMVAMVSALGYHLARGGSFDLYGFLGASVEGFALVGRQYLALRDVRRYTVELREREAHFRELAHTDPLTGLANRRGLQRALREAGESRVLVGIDLDGFKTVNDMRGHDVGDAVLTEVGERVRRNLLDGDVAARLGGDEFAVLMRGNAEEAMLTAHRLLAVLGEPYEVDGLAVFLSASIGVADSTTLSPADTGELIRDADLALRYAKQRGKNRVERYQARYDELLRRRGTLENELRHAIDRDQLRLVFQPVVALPSMRPVGAEALLRWRHPTLGAVRPDEFIPVAEESGLINRIGAWVLEQACIQLADWLTRGHDVWVSVNLSPKELHSTDYAGQVAEVLELHGVPPQRLVLEVTEHAVATDMEELISRLAELRATGVRIALDDFGAGYSSLGQLRTLPVDILKIDHALVAEPESRTGMAAPLVDVVVRMGHRLGLEVLAEGIGTPAQRAVVEEAGCRLGQGSLFGWGVPAEHLEAQLQTLRQGGSNRPVPAPRSAPPADAAPRSQVVMLGPGMRQLRALLPSDPGFGAQEGETE, encoded by the coding sequence GTGCAGTCACCGTCCGGCGTGGAGCTGGCCGGGCTGGCGGGCCTGCTGCTCGCCGTCCCGGCCGTTGCCCTGCTGGGCGATTCCGGCCGCAAGCACACCGGTCAGGCGCGCCGGGCCCATCTGATCCTGGCCGCCGGCGGCGCCGTGGCGACGGGCGCCGCGCTGGCCGGCGTCATCACTGTGCTCCTCACCACGGCCCAGCCGCCTCGCATGGCCTTGGGCTCGGCGGTCGCCGTCGGCACCGCCCTGGGTGTGCTCACCCTGCTGGTCGGGGCGGCGCTGATGCCCGGCGCGGCCGAGAACGCGGCGGCGGCCCTGCGGCACTTCCTCGACGGTTTGGTGATCGCGGCCGCGCTCTGGTTCGTGGGCTGGGTGCTGCTCTCCGAGCCGACCCGGATCCTGGGCGACGCCACGCCGTTGGCCTGCCCCTCGGCGCTGATCCCGGCCGGGCTCACGGTCGTCTCGCTAGGGCTCACGATCGTGCTGGCGCTGCATGCCCATCGCCCGCGTCTGACCTCCGTACGGGTGGCCGGCGGCGTGACCCTCGTCGCGCTGGCCTCGGTCGCGATCGCCACCGGCATCTGCCAGGACAAGGACGGCCTGGTGCTGACCGGGGCGCTGATGCTGCCGGCGGGTCTGTTCGTGATCGCTCGCGCGGTCAAGGTGGCCGACCGCCCGGTCGAGGTGGTCGGCGACGTCGTCGAGCGCAACACGGCGTACGCGATCGTCCCGATGGTCGCCATGGTGTCCGCCTTGGGCTATCACCTCGCCCGTGGCGGTTCCTTCGACCTGTACGGGTTCCTGGGCGCGAGCGTCGAGGGCTTCGCGCTGGTCGGCCGGCAGTATCTCGCGCTGCGCGACGTGCGGCGCTACACGGTCGAGCTGCGCGAGCGCGAGGCCCACTTCCGCGAGCTGGCCCACACCGACCCGCTCACCGGCCTGGCCAACCGCCGCGGCCTGCAGCGGGCCCTGCGCGAAGCCGGCGAGTCGCGGGTGCTGGTCGGGATCGACCTCGACGGCTTCAAGACGGTCAACGACATGCGCGGACACGACGTCGGCGACGCGGTGCTGACCGAGGTCGGCGAGCGGGTCCGGCGCAACCTGCTGGACGGTGACGTGGCGGCCCGGCTCGGGGGCGACGAGTTCGCGGTGCTCATGCGGGGCAACGCCGAGGAGGCGATGCTCACCGCGCATCGGCTGCTGGCGGTGCTGGGGGAGCCGTACGAGGTGGACGGCCTGGCGGTCTTCCTCTCGGCCAGCATCGGGGTGGCCGATTCGACCACGCTCAGCCCGGCGGACACCGGCGAGCTGATCCGCGACGCCGACCTTGCGCTGCGCTACGCCAAGCAGCGCGGCAAGAACCGGGTCGAGCGCTACCAGGCCCGGTACGACGAGCTGCTGCGCCGCCGCGGCACGTTGGAGAACGAGCTGCGCCACGCTATCGACCGCGACCAGTTGCGTCTGGTGTTCCAGCCGGTGGTGGCGCTGCCCTCGATGCGGCCGGTGGGCGCCGAGGCCCTGCTGCGCTGGCGCCACCCGACTCTCGGCGCCGTACGCCCCGATGAGTTCATCCCGGTCGCCGAGGAATCGGGGCTGATCAACCGGATCGGCGCCTGGGTGCTGGAACAGGCCTGCATCCAGCTCGCCGACTGGCTGACGCGCGGCCACGACGTGTGGGTGTCGGTCAACCTGTCGCCCAAGGAGCTGCACTCCACCGATTACGCGGGTCAGGTGGCCGAGGTGCTGGAGCTGCACGGGGTCCCGCCGCAGCGGCTGGTGCTGGAGGTGACCGAGCACGCCGTCGCCACCGACATGGAGGAGCTGATCAGCCGCCTGGCCGAGCTGCGGGCCACCGGCGTACGGATCGCGCTCGACGACTTCGGCGCCGGGTACTCGTCGCTGGGGCAGTTGCGCACGCTGCCGGTCGACATCCTCAAGATCGACCATGCTCTGGTGGCCGAGCCGGAGTCCCGTACGGGCATGGCCGCGCCGCTGGTCGACGTGGTGGTGCGGATGGGGCACCGGCTGGGACTGGAGGTGCTGGCTGAGGGCATCGGCACCCCGGCGCAGCGGGCCGTGGTCGAGGAGGCGGGTTGCCGGCTGGGGCAGGGCTCGCTGTTCGGCTGGGGTGTGCCCGCCGAGCACCTGGAGGCCCAGTTGCAGACGCTGCGGCAGGGCGGGAGCAACCGCCCGGTGCCCGCGCCCCGCTCGGCGCCGCCGGCCGACGCCGCCCCGCGCAGTCAGGTCGTCATGCTCGGTCCCGGAATGCGGCAGCTCAGGGCGCTGCTGCCGAGCGATCCGGGGTTCGGCGCCCAGGAGGGTGAGACAGAGTGA